The genomic interval CTCGATAGATAGCGGATGCGCGTATCGCTGATGCCGGCGTTGGCCAGGAACGCTTCGTAGTCGGCGCCGTCGTCGGCAATCAGCCAAAGCTGCCAATCGGGATAGGTTTGCGCGAGGACACTCTGAACCGTGGTGACGATGGTGTCCTCGGCCTTCCAAGCTGGGGTGATGATAGCGACAGTCTGATCCATATCCGGTCCGCTCAGGCTTAAATCCTTGATCGCTATAGAGCGCGTTTGCTGAGCGGTGAAAAGGGCAGGTCTGATTGACTATGCGCCCGGCCGCCGCAATTCTGCCGAGGATGTGAGGCCAGCCTTGGCTGGAACTTGGGAGGTTACAAATGGCAACAAAGATTGTTTCTGGATTGGGCGTTCTGGGACTAGCTGTGTTGCTGGTCGGTTGTACAGGCGCTTCGGCGCAGCGGCCGGGCGGCTCGGGCATAGCCGATTGCGGCGCCTCAACTTTGCAAGGCGCGGCGGGCCAGCCGGTAACCGGCACCTCAGCCAGCGATGTCACGGTGGGCGGCCTGCCGGTACAGTCCAAGGGGCTGGTGCGCATTTACACGTCGGGCCAGGCGGTCACGATGGATTATCGCGCAGAGCGGCTCAACCTTGAGATCGACACGGACGGCAAGCTGGTTCAGGCGACTTGCGGATAGTGACCCGGCTGTTGCCGAACGATGCTGGCGCGCGGCGCGTCAAATCGACGTGCCGCACACTCTTGAATGGGACGGCACCTTGTCCCATATCTGCCGCAGGCGCCCGATGCCAAGTTCAAATGGGTCGGCGCCGATACGTTGCTTGATGATCAAGGACGGCGTGGATGTCGCGTATTTCGGTGTTTTCCGCTCCATTTCTTCTGGGCTTTGACAGCTTTGAGGAGCGCGTCGATCGGTTGGCCAAGTCCGCCGACGGCTACCCGCCCTACAATATCGAGCGTGCTACCGATGCCGAAGGCACCGAGCGCTTTTTGGTTTCCATAGCCGTCGCCGGCTTTAGCCAGGAAGAACTTGAGGTGCTGGCCGAAGACAACCAGGTGGTTGTCCGGGGCAAGCAGAAGGACGAGGCCGGACGGGAATTTCTGCACCGCGGCATTGCGGCGCGCCAATTCCAGCGATCGTTCCTTTTAGCCGATGGCATGATCGTGAAAGATGCAACTTTAGGGCATGGTATGCTCGTTGTTGCTATAGAGCGTCCCCGGACGCTCAAGATCGCCCGACGTATCGATATTCGCTCAGTATGAGGAAAGGGCCGACACATGTACGAAAAACGCAATTATGACACGATGGCCGAAACGCTGATCCATCCGCTTAAATCACTGACGCGCGCCCAGTTCGCTGCGCTTGGCGGCGATGCGGTGGCCTATGTACGGCCAGTGAGCGGCGCCATTCTTTCAACCATGATTCACGATGCCGAATTTGAGGACAGCGCTGATTATCAGCTGGTGATGTCCGCTGACGGCACCCCACTTCTGGTGACCGATACCGAAGACGCCGTGGTGGACTGGCTGGGCGACAAGAATTTGGGTCTTGCGACTCTGCACTGAGTTTTGAGCCCCCTGAAATGATAAAGGCCCCGGACCATGGTCCGGGGCCTAATTGTTTCAGCGCGCCCGAGTATCAGGCGGCGTAGTGGTCTTCGGAAGGAGCGATCAGCACTTCGCGCAACTGCGCGGGATCACTGATGCCCCGCAGCTCATCCACCACGGATTCGGTGCGCAACATGCGCGCCACGCGTGAAAGAGCCTTCAGGTGATCTGCACCCGAGCCAGTTGGCGCAAGCAGCATGACCACGAGATCGACCGGCTGGTCGTCAACCGCATCGAACTCGATCGGCTTGTCCAGCCGCGCGAACAGAGCGGTAACTTCCTTGAGCCCGGCAATCTTGCCATGGGGGATGGCGATACCATTCCCCAGGCCAGTCGAGCCCAATTCTTCCCGGTTCACGATAGCTTCAAGAATATCCGCTACCGGGTGACCGGTCAGTTCCGCCGCACGTTCGGCAAGACGTTCAAATAACTGGCGTTTCGTTTCTACGCCTGCGCAACAAAGCACAGCGCGCTCAGCCAGGATATCGGCCAATTCCATAAAATCTGCCCTGGATCAACTACGCTAGATTGTGGCATCGGGAGCATTAATTGGTCCCGAGAGCTGGATCGATCCAGCCAATATTGCCGTCGGAGCGGCGGTAAACCACATTCAGGCCGCCATGTCCAGCATGACGGAACATCACAACCTGTCCGCCGGTCAGGTCCAGCTCCATAACAGCCTCCTCCACGCTCAGCTGGCGCAGGTTTTTTGTGGTCTCGGCAATGACCGGTGGAGCATAGTCTTCATCCAGTTCATCAAGCTCGTCACCAGCGCCAAAAACTGTGTATTGCGCGGTCGTGCCGTCGGCCGATCCGTTGGCGCCACGGGGGCGCTGCTTGAGTTTGCGATTGTAGCGACGCAGGCGTTTTTCGATATTGAGCGCCATCACTTCATAGGCACTGGTGGCGTCGCCGCCCATGGCGCTCGCCTGCAGGGTGGCGCCAGAATCGAGGTGCACTACACAGTCGGCGCGAAAGCCGATGCCATCGGGTGTAAGGGTCAGGTGTCCATCATAGCCGCCGTCGAAATATTTCCCGACCACGGCTGCAAAATGATCTTCAGCTTTGCCACGCAGGGCATCGCCGACATCCATGTTCTTTCCCGAAACGCGTAAAGTCATGGCTTCCTCTTCCTTGTGTCGTTCTTGGTTCGACGCGAGGATCTCGAAAAGCCGGCTCCCGGATTTTCGGGATCACGTCTGCTGCACACCTTCATGTGGGCGAGCATCAGCCATGATGCTAGACCCGCCAGCGTCACTGACGCAATGCGCAAAGCCCCCATGGGGTTCGTTTATCGTTTGGACTTCGCCACACAATGGCCTTAGCCTTCGCCGTGCGATTGAGGGGCCGGGTGATTTGAGCTGGCTTTAGCGGCTCACCGCGAAGTCTTACCGGACCAAAGCGGCTTCGAGATTTTTCTTTTGCCGCCGCCGCATCACCGACGACGGGATGTTCATGCCTTCGCGGTACTTGGCGACCGTGCGGCGGGCGACGTCGATGCCCTGCTCTTTTTTCAGCATTTCGGCGATGGTGTCGTCAGACAGCACATCGCTGATCACTTCGGCGTCAATCAGCTGGCGAATACGGTGGCGCACCGCCTCGGCCGAGTGATCGCTGCCGCCATCGCTTGAGGCAATGGCGGTGGTGAAAAAGTACTTCATCTCGAACAGGCCGCGCGGCGTGGCGATATATTTGTTCGAGGTGACGCGGCTAACGGTCGATTCATGCATATCGATGGTTTCAGCGACCATTTTGAGCGTCATCGGCTTGAGATGGGCGATGCCGTGGGTCAGAAAACCGTCCTGTTGGCGCACGATTTCGGCAGCCACTTTGAGGATTGTCTGTGCTCGCTGATCGAGGCTCTTGGTCAGCCAGTTGGCGGTCGCCAGACACTCGGACAGGAAGGTCTTTTCGGCGCTGTCGCGGGCCTTGCGGGTAACCGTCGTGTAATAGACGCGATTGACCAGAACCTTTGGCAAAACCTCGATATTGAGCTCGATCAACCAGGCGCCATCGGGACCACGGCGCACGAAAACGTCGGGCACAACCGATTCGACCGGACCGCTATCGAAGGCTAGACCGGGGCGTGGATCGAGCTGGCGAATTTCCGCCAGCATGTCATTGAGATCTTCGCGATCACAACCGACGGTCTGCATCAGACCGGCCATGTCGTGGCTGGCAAGCAGAGCGATATTATCAAGCAAAGACAGCATCATAGGGTCCAGCCGGTCGCGATCACGCAGCTGGATCGCGAGACATTCCGGCACCGAGCGCGCGAAGACGCCAACCGGATCGCTGCCCTGCAAGGCATCCAGCACGGCCTCGATATCGGCCAGTTCCGCGCCCAGCTGGTCGGCGATGGCCGACAGTTCGGTGGTGAGATAGCCGGCCTCGTTGAGGCTATCGATCAGGTGCACCGCAATCAGCCGATCGGCCGTGGTGCGCAGGATCATATTGGCCTGGTTTTCGAGGTGCTCGCTGAGCAATGGTTTTGAGGCGACGAACTGGTCGATATCGGGCGCTTCGCCGCTTTCGCTGGACCCGTTTCGATCAAGCCGGCTTTGCGGATTGAGTTGATCCTGGGCACCCTGATCGGGGAAGACGTTTTCGACCGCTGTGTCATAGCCGTCAGCGATAGAATCGGCGTCCTGAATGCGGTCGCCGCGATCGACGGTGTCCTCGTAGGCGCTGATTTCGGTGGAGCGCTCGGGGGCTTCGGTGGGCTCGGGTTCACCGGGTTCGGCGCCGTCCTCGCGCTCCAGCAGCGGGTTGCGCAACAGTTCGGCATCGACGAAGTCGTTGAGCTCAAGGTGGCTCAGCTGCAGCAGCCGGATAGACTGCATCAGTTGCGGCGTCAGCGTCAGGCTTTGGGCCTGGCGAAACTCAAGACGCGGCGAAAGAGCCATTAGAACAGAGACCTTTAGCGCAAAATACCCGCCGTTTCCGGCGATTTCCCGCGCGGACCATGACTGATTTTTGGGCAAGGATCAAGCGCAAGGGCAAGTTCTGTGCCAAGTGGGTATTGGTGCCGGAATGCGCTCAAGGAGAGCAAGAACACTCCCGCCTAAAGCTCGAAGCCCTCGCCCAGATAAACGCGGCGGGCGTCGGGGTCGGCGCTGATGGTTTCGGGCTTGCCCTGGATCATCACCTTGCCGCCGTGGATCACATAGGCGCGGTCGACGAGGCCCAGCGTTTCGCGCACGGCGTGGTCGGTGATCAGCACGCCGATGCCGCGCTTGGTGAGTTGCCGCACCAGCCCCTTGACCTCGGCCACAGCAATGGGGTCCACACCGGCAAAGGGTTCGTCGAGCAGCATGAAGACAGGATCGGCGGCGAGAGCCCGGGCGATTTCGACGCGGCGGCGCTCGCCACCCGACAGCGCCAGTGCATTGGCTTTTGCGAGATGCTGGATAGAAAATTCTTCGAGCAGCGCCTCAAGCCGCGCCTTGCGCTCGCCCCGGCCTTTGACGTGGTTTTCGAGCACGGCCATGATGTTGCCGGTGACGGACAACCCACGGAAAATCGATGGCTCCTGCGGCAGATAGCCAATGCCCAGCCGCCCGCGCTGAAATAGCGGCAGATGGGTAATGGCCCGGCCATCGAGATTGATGCTACCGGCGTCGGGCTTTACCAACCCCATGATCATGGTGAAAACGGTGGTCTTGCCCGCACCGTTGGGACCGAGCAGCCCCACGGCCTCACCCCGGCGCACAGCGATCGACACATCGCGCACAACGACGCGCTTGCCGAAGCTCTTTGCAAGGCTATGGGCTACCAGCCAACCGGTCTGGTCAATGCGAGGCTTCTCGGCTGCGGAGGTCATTGCGAGTTGAATATCCCCGTCACGCGGCCACCGCCGGAGCTGGTGAAGGTGGAAACGTTGGTCTCAAGGTTCACCACGAGTTCCTGAGAACCGACCGTTCCGCCGGAATTCACTACCAGGACATTGCCAGTCAACCGGAGCAATTGATCACCCGGGGTAAATACGGCGCGCTCACCAGTGGCTGTTTGTTCAGGTGTTACGAGCTTGACCACCTTGCCAGTGGCCACAAAACTTTCGATGTCGCTGGGGCCGGCTGCGCCGTAGATCGCAACGACCTTGTCTGCCCAAACTTTGACGCTGGGGTGGATGACCACGACATTGCCGGTGAACACGGCCTCTGAGGCAGACTCCTCAACAGTGAAAACATCTGCAGTTATCTCGACCTTCTGCTGAGCCCAGGCGGGCATGGACAGCAGGGATAGCGCAGCGATCAGTAACAGGCGCTTGGTCATTGAGGTTTGGCTCCGGGCGTGTCAGGCAAAGTGACGGTGGCGTGTTTGAAAGTCCAGATCAACTCTACGGCATTGTAAGTTATGCCTTGAGCAATTATTTTGGTGCCGTCGGCATAGTCTATGTCGACAGGTCCTTCACCGGCCAGCTTCTGGGTCTGATAGTCAAACACCGATTCATAGATCGTGCCAACAGTGCCAAGCGAATTGCTGACATTGGCCACGTCTTTGATCGTTACCAGCTCAGTGTTGGTATCGAGCACCGCCGCGGGCGCATCGACGGTCATGATGGTTCCGTCGGGGCGGGTCATCACCAGATGGGCATCGACCAAGTTGATGAGCTCACTCGACGCAATCACCGACTGGGCCGCGCGTGCCGTCACAGTATAGGTCGTGCCGTTGTCCAGCACGCCCGAATAGCGTGGCGCCTGCACGGTGATTGTGTCGGACGTCACGGTAATCTGGCCGACGCCGAAGCGGCCGCTGATGCTTGAGATGTAGATCTGGACGACGAGGCCAACGAGGGCGATCAAGCCGAGCAGAGGCACGGCAATGCGCAGAACGGCGACGACGCGATTGCGCGTGGTCAGACGCTGGTAGGTCCTGAGCCGTTGTGCTGCATCACCATGCAGGGTCATCGCCGCTCCGTGGCTTTAGCTATGAGCAAAAATGTCTGTTTCGTCCCAGCCCAGCAGATCCAGTTCGCAGCGCGTCTTGAGAAAATCAAAGCATTGCTGCGCCAGTTCCATGCGGCCTTCGCGCTTGAGCATGCGGTCGAGGTGGCGTTTGAGGTCGTGGAGGTAGAGGACGTCGGAGGCGGCGTAGTCGAGTTGGGCGTCGCTGAGCTTGTCGGCGCCCCAGTCCGAACTCTGTTGCTGTTTGGACATATCCACGTTGAGAAGTTCGCGCGACAGGTCTTTGAGGCCATGCCGGTCGGTGTAGGTCCGCACCAGTTTGCTGGCGATCTTGGTGCAGTAGATTGGGCCGGTCACGACATTGAATCGGTTCTTGAGCACAGCGACGTCAAAGCGCGCGTAGTGGAAAATCTTGGTGACGCCGGGATCGCTCAGGAGCTTGACCAGATTGGGTGCTTCGTTGGCGTCCTGCGGGATCTGGATAATGTCAGCGCTGCCATCGCCGGGCGACAGCTGGACGACGCAAAGACGGTCGCGATGGGGGTGCAGGCCCATTGTTTCGGTATCGATCGCCACTTCGCGGCCATAACGGGAAAGGTCAGGCAGGTCGCCGCGGTGTAGTCGGATGGTCATGAATGGCTCTCGAACTTAGCGTTGCAACCGTGATGGCACAGCATCGGGGCGTTGGAAAGGCGAAACGGGGTGTCGGGGTCGCTGGTTGCAGGGGGCGTGGAAGGTCGGACGAGCTGAGGGATTTAGGGCAGGCCCTCGTGGTTCGAGGCTCGTGAAGAACTCGCACCTCACCATGAGGGCTGCTGAACACCGCACCAAGAGCGGCCCTCCTGGCCACACCGCCCAGAAACCAAAAACCCCGGCCGCGACTTTCGTCGTGACCGGGGTTTAAAACTTGGTGCCCAGAAGAAGACTCGAACTTCCACACCTTGCGGTACACGGACCTGAACCGTGCGCGTCTACCAATTCCGCCATCTGGGCAGGCGCGGCTTAACTAGGGGGCCTGCCGCCTTATGTCAATCAGGTTTGTGAAGGTTTTCCGGTTCTCTACCAGTTAGCCCCATCCCAGTGCTTGATGGCACTGTGATCGATGGGCGGAGCGCCCTCAAGGCAGTTGACGTTGATCATCACGGTTTGCGCTCCTTTGCCGTCCGAGCCGCGGGAGAACGACTCGATACCACAGGTCTTGCAGAACAGGTGATCGATAGTGTCGGTATTGAAATGATAGAGCGTCAGATTGTCTTCGCCGCGCTCAAGCTTGAAATTTTCGGCAGGAACGGCCTGCATGACCCAGCCCAGGCGCCGACAGCGCGAACAATTGCAATCGCCGAGACCGGCAAAATCGGTGGCGGCGGTGTAGCGGACAGCGCCGCAATGGCATTGGCCATTATAGGTTTTGGCTTCGGGCATAGTGCCCTCCTCGATAAAATATAGAACAAAACAAGAACATATAAGCGTCCGAGTCAAGCTGATTCCCATGCCGGGCCTCGACAGCGGCGGCGGGCTTGGGATAGAAGCGGGGACGATTTATGCCTGTTGCCGGAGCCCAAGATGGATCGCCTTGAACCCAAACTCGTGACCGTTTTCGGTGGTGCGGGATTTGTCGGCACCCAGATCGTGCAATTGCTGGCCCGCAATGGGCACCGCGTGCGCGTTGCCGTGCGCCGACCCAATCTGGCCGGTCAGGTCAAAATGTTCGGCAGCGTCGGACAGGTTCAGCCGATCCAGGCCAATGTGCGCAATCTGGCATCGGTACAGCACGCCGTGCGCGGCGCTGATCTCGTGATCAATCTGGTTGGCGTTGGCCATAGCAGCGGCGCGCAGACCTTTGAGGCCGTGCATGTCGATGGCGCAGCCAATGTGGCAAAAGCTGCCAAGGCAGCGGGCGCAACGGCGCTGGTCCATATGTCGGCGCTGGGCGTCGACAAGGCTGCCGAGGTCAGCCAGTACGCTGCCAGCAAGCTGGCCGGTGAAGCGGCTGTGCTCGAAGCGTTCCCAGATGCGGTCATCATGCGGCCCTCGATCCTGTTCGGTCAGGGCGATGGCTTTTTCAATCTGATGGGCGCCCTGTCTCGCATGTTCCCCGTATTGCCGCTGATCGGTGGCGATACGCTGTTCCAGCCTGCCTATGTGGGTGATGTGGCCGAGGCTTTCGTCATGGCCGCCGAGGGCAAGGTCAAGACCGGCCGGATTTACGAGCTTGGCGGGCCACAGATCGAAACCTATCGGCAATTGATGGAGCGTGTGCAACGCGAAACGGCGCGCAAGCGCCCGATGCTGCCACTGCCCGCAGGGATCGCCAAGATGATGGCTTTGCCCTTTGCCATCCTGCCATTCAAGCCGCTGATCACCGCCGACCAGGTAGATCTGCTGGGCGTCGACAACGTGGTGTCGGACGTCGCGATCAAAGACAAGCGCAGCTTTGCCGCGTTCGGCATTGCGCCGGTGGCGATGGATACTATCCTGCCGACCTATATGTATCGCTATCGCAAATATGGGCAGTTCGACCGCGACAACGCCCCGGCGCCGATCCTTTAAGCGCCCGACCCCATTCCCTATTCCTTATTCATCCCGTCCGGGGTTTTCCGGGCGGGATTTTTCTTTGGCCGATGCGCGGCAAAACACTCGCCAAAAACTATCTTAAGATATATCTTGAAATCACTTGAAGGCGCGCCGATCTGTTGTTGCAATGGAACACAAGATATATCGGAGACCCATCATGGGAAATAACTGGAACAATGACGAACCAAACTGGCGCCGTATGGAAGCCATGGCGCGTCGTGGCTGGGGGCGCTTCGCTTCTGGCATCGAGAGTGGAGAAGGCTGGGGCAATATGGGTGGCAATTTCCGCATCGGACGCATGCTCGCATCGGGCGATCTGCGCCTCGTCGCGCTCTATCTGATCGAGCAGCAGCCTCGCCATGGCTATGACCTGATCAAGGCCGTCGAGGAAAAGTCGGGCGGGTTCTACGCCCCAAGCCCCGGCATCGTTTATCCGGCTCTGACCTTTTTGGAAGAAGCCGGCTATGTAACCTCGGAAGTGGACGGCAATAAAAAGCTCTACACCATCACCGACGAAGGCCGGGCGCATCTGGCGGACAATCGCGAAGCCATCGAATCGACTCTGGCGTTTCTCGCCAAGGCCGGCGAGCAGGTGAACCGCTTCCGTGAATTCGCCAAGGCCGACTGGCCATTTGGCCGCGAGGGTGGCCCTGAAGGCGGCAATGAACCGCCCCATCGTGGTCGTGGCCCCGAACATGGTCCGCGTGGCGGCCGTGGCCCCGGCGGACCGCGGTTTTGGCAGGAGCAGAATGAAGGCCCGGCCGACCGCGACATCAAGGATGTGGTGCCCGAGCTCAATGACGCCCGAAAAGAGCTCAAGGCCGCCATCAAGAAGGCCAAGCATGGCGGCGAAGACCGCCAGCGCGAAGCTGCGGAAATCCTCCGCAAAGCTGCCGCGCAGATCGACGCTCTTGGCGAGGACGACGTCGACATCTAACGCATCAAGGTGCGGGCCCCCAAAGGGTCCGCACCTTTTTTGTATCTGGAGGGTGTGGTGAACGGCACGCCGCCATCGACCGAAATTGATTGCCCCCCTACCAAGAACTCATTTGCCGGCCGCAGCTAACATGTTAGTGGTTGGACCATGCAGCAAGCCACCATTTCTTCGACCCAGCCGAAAGCCGTTACGCCGGACCGTCAGGCCGCTGGCGAGCGCGTTGCCGCCCGCCTCAAGGGGCAGGTTCGCGGACGCATTCATACCGACCCATTGATGACCTATGCCTGGAGCGGGGACGCCAGTTCCTACCGGCTGATTCCGGCCGTCGTGGTGTTCATCAATTCCGAGGACGAGGTGCGCGCGGTGATGACCGCAGCGCGCGCCGAAGGATTGCCGATCACCTTCCGGGCGGCGGGCACCTCGCTTTCGGGGCAGGCCGTGACCGATGGCGTGCTGGCCGTGTTGGGCGATGGCTGGCGCAAGCTGAACATTCACCCCGGCGCCGAACAGATTACGCTGGGACCAGCGATCATCGTGGCTCATGCCAACAAGGCGCTGAAGCCATTCAACAAGAAGATCGGGCCCGATCCCGCGAGCCAGGCCACCTGCAAGATCGGTGGCGTGGTCAACAACAATTCGAGCGGCATGTGCTGCGGCGTGGCCTACAACACCTATTACACCATGGCGCGGCTGCGTGTGGTGCTGGTGGATGGCACGGTGCTCGATTCGGGCGATCCGGCCAGCTGCGACGCCTTCCGCATCAGCCATGCCGCCATGCTCGAAACACTGCATCAGCTGCACCGCGAGGTGATGGCCGATAGTGAGCTGGTCGACCTGATCCGCCACAAATATCGCATCAAGAACACTGTGGGCTATTCGCTCAATGCGCTGGTCGATTTCCACGACCCGCTCGACATTCTTATCCACCTTATCGTGGGCTCGGAAGGCACGCTCGGCTTTGTGTCGGAGGTGACCTACAACACCATTCCCGAGCATCCATTCAAGGCGACGGCTTTGGTGCCGTTTCCGGACCCGCAATCGGCGGGGCGCGCCATTATCGAGATGGCCAATGGCGGTGTGCAGGTGACCACCGGCATTACTGCAGCGGAATATATCGAGCGACGGGCGCTGGCGACGGTGGAACATCTCAAGCCGCTGGCGCCGCTTTTGCCATGGCTGAGCGAGACGTCGCCGGCTGTGTTGATCGACGTGGCGGCGCCGACGGCCGATGAGTTGGCGGTCGAGACAGCGCGGACAGTGGAAATCCTGTCGCGCAACGGGGCAACCCATATCAATTTTTCGACCGAACAGGCGGTTTCCGACGCGCTGTGGGACGTGCGCAAGGGGTTCTTTACCTCGGGTGGCGCGGCGCGGCCCAAAGGCACGGTGATGCTGACCGAAGACGTGGCGGCGCCCATCGACCGGTTGGCCGAGTTCGTCGTCGATATGCGCGACCTGCTGGATCGGCACGGCTATGAGGATGCGATCATCTTCGGGCACGCGCTGGCGGGCAATCTGCACTTCCAGATGAGCGACGATTTTTCCAAAGCCGACGCGGCGGAAAAGTTCGACCTGTTCAACCAGGAACTCTCCGAACTGGTCTCGATCCGCTATGGCGGCTCGCTCAAGGCCGAGCACGGCACCGGCCGCGCCATCGCGCCCTTCGTCGAGACCGAATGGGGCAGCACCGCCTATGCCTTGATGTACCGTATCAAGGAGGTGTTCGACCCCGAATATCTGCTCAATCCCGGGGTGCTGCTCAATCGCGACGCCAAGGTTCACATCAAGAACCTCAAGGTGATGCCGCTGGCCGATGAGCTGGTCGATCTGTGCATCGAATGCGGTTTTTGTGAACCCGCCTGCCCCAGCCATCAGATGACGCTATCGCCACGGCAACGCATCGCGGTGACGCGCGAACGCGAGCGGCTGCGCCGGTCGGGCGAAGATCCGGCGCGGCTCAAGCGGCTGGACGAGGACTTCCAGTATCCGGGGCTCGATACTTGCGCCGCGTGCAACCTGTGTTCGGTGCGATGCCCCGTGGGTATCGAGACCGGCACGATGATTATCGGCCAGCGCACGCAGCGGCGTGGCAGCACGGCGCGGTCGGTGGCAGGCTTTGTCAGCGATCATCGCGGCGCGGTGGAAACCATGATGCGGGGCGGCGTCGGCATGGCCGATGTGGTGCGCAAGATCATTCCGGGGGGCGCAGTAGAAGCGATCACCGATACGGCGCGGCGGCTGAGCGGTGATCGCGTGCCGCGCGTGTCGCGGGCATTGCATCACGGGCCGGGGTCGCCCAAATCGACCGAAACGCGGCAGGACCCACGCAGGACCGGTTTTCCGGTGCCGATTGCCCAGACCGGGCGGCAGTCGATTGTCTATTTCCCGAGCTGCGCCACGCGCATGTTTGGGGCGCCCAAGAGCGAGCATGACCTTTTGGCAGTGCCGGACGCCATGCTGGCGCTATTGGAGCGGGCTGGGTTTGATGTGGTGATACCCGAGCATCTTAACGGGCAATGCTGCGGCCAGCCATTCCAGTCCAAGGGTTTTCCGGAACAGGCTGCGGCTGTTGGTGGTGAGCTGAAGCGGGAATTGTCGGCGCTATCCGACGCCGGGCGGCTGAGCGTTGTGACCGATGCCTCGACCTGCGCCAAGCATCTGAGGGAATTTCCGGGCGATGCGCCGGTGCTGGATTCGGCGCAGTTCCTGATCAGCCATGTGCTGCCCAAGTTGGCGATTACCCGCAAGCTGCCGGTGGTTGCGGTGCACCACAATTGTTCGGCGCAGCGGCTTAGCGAGCAGCCGATGACCGAGGCGATTGCGTCGGCCTGTGCGGAGAAAATCGCGGTGCTGAGCTCGGTCACGTGCTGCGGCTATGCCGGTGACAAGGGACTATTTTTCCCCGAACTCAACGCGCATGCGACGCGGTTTGCCAAGCAGGACATTCCGGCCGGTTGTACGCTGGGCGTCTCGACTGTCAGCACCTGCGCGTCGGGGCTGAGCGAGCATGCC from Devosia sp. 2618 carries:
- a CDS encoding FAD-binding and (Fe-S)-binding domain-containing protein, with product MQQATISSTQPKAVTPDRQAAGERVAARLKGQVRGRIHTDPLMTYAWSGDASSYRLIPAVVVFINSEDEVRAVMTAARAEGLPITFRAAGTSLSGQAVTDGVLAVLGDGWRKLNIHPGAEQITLGPAIIVAHANKALKPFNKKIGPDPASQATCKIGGVVNNNSSGMCCGVAYNTYYTMARLRVVLVDGTVLDSGDPASCDAFRISHAAMLETLHQLHREVMADSELVDLIRHKYRIKNTVGYSLNALVDFHDPLDILIHLIVGSEGTLGFVSEVTYNTIPEHPFKATALVPFPDPQSAGRAIIEMANGGVQVTTGITAAEYIERRALATVEHLKPLAPLLPWLSETSPAVLIDVAAPTADELAVETARTVEILSRNGATHINFSTEQAVSDALWDVRKGFFTSGGAARPKGTVMLTEDVAAPIDRLAEFVVDMRDLLDRHGYEDAIIFGHALAGNLHFQMSDDFSKADAAEKFDLFNQELSELVSIRYGGSLKAEHGTGRAIAPFVETEWGSTAYALMYRIKEVFDPEYLLNPGVLLNRDAKVHIKNLKVMPLADELVDLCIECGFCEPACPSHQMTLSPRQRIAVTRERERLRRSGEDPARLKRLDEDFQYPGLDTCAACNLCSVRCPVGIETGTMIIGQRTQRRGSTARSVAGFVSDHRGAVETMMRGGVGMADVVRKIIPGGAVEAITDTARRLSGDRVPRVSRALHHGPGSPKSTETRQDPRRTGFPVPIAQTGRQSIVYFPSCATRMFGAPKSEHDLLAVPDAMLALLERAGFDVVIPEHLNGQCCGQPFQSKGFPEQAAAVGGELKRELSALSDAGRLSVVTDASTCAKHLREFPGDAPVLDSAQFLISHVLPKLAITRKLPVVAVHHNCSAQRLSEQPMTEAIASACAEKIAVLSSVTCCGYAGDKGLFFPELNAHATRFAKQDIPAGCTLGVSTVSTCASGLSEHAGVPFVGLASLLEWASRPVN